From a region of the Panicum virgatum strain AP13 chromosome 2K, P.virgatum_v5, whole genome shotgun sequence genome:
- the LOC120679076 gene encoding protein TIFY 6b-like isoform X1 produces the protein MERDFLAAIGKEQQHPQQEKPGREGSAYFGGAAGAPAMDWSFASKPGAAPSLMSFRSAAREEPAFPQFSAFDGAKSPAAPRILTHQRSFGCDDVLQRSFGAESPQYGAVHRAQPPQHGLNGARVIPVSSPFNQNNPMFRVQGSPNLPNGVAGVGPFKQPPFAMNNAVTNSTVGVYGTRDAVKPKTAQLTIFYAGSVNVFDNVSVEKAQELMFLASRRSPPSSAPVACKPEAPIFAPRKVTVPEVSPAKQMLFQKPPHVSSPPPAISKPIPSVLQAATLPRNASSCNHDPPVPNSSVPLAVPPLSQAPATQPTTLATTTAAAIMPRAVPQARKASLARFLEKRKERVTTAAPYPSAKSPLESCDTFGSVSANDKSSCTDIALSSNREESLCLGQPRNISFSQESPSTKLQI, from the exons ATGGAGAGGGACTTCCTGGCCGCGATCGGCAAGGAGCAGCAGCACCCGCAGCAGGAGAAGCCCGGCAGGGAGGGATCAG CTTACTTCGGAGGAGCGGCAGGAGCTCCGGCGATGGACTGGTCTTTCGCAAGCAagcccggcgccgcgccgtcgtTGATGTCGTTCcggtcggcggcgagggaggagcccGCGTTCCCCCAGTTCTCGGCCTTCGATGGCGCCAAGAGCCCGGCGGCTCCACGTATCCTCACGCACCAG AGATCGTTCGGCTGTGACGATGTTCTGCAGAGATCGTTCGGTGCTGAGAGCCCGCAGTACGGCGCCGTGCACCGCGCGCAGCCGCCGCAGCATGGGCTGAACGGGGCTAGAGTGATTCCGGTCTCATCGCCGTTCAACCAGAACAACCCTATGTTCAGGGTCCAGGGCTCACCTAACCTTCCCAACGGCGTCGCCGGTGTTGGTCCGTTCAAGCAGCCGCCTTTCGCCATGAACAACGCCGTGACGAATTCTACCGTCGGTGTGTATGGAACAAG GGATGCGGTGAAGCCAAAGACGGCACAGTTGACAATCTTCTATGCTGGTTCTGTCAATGTATTTGATAACGTCTCGGTTGAGAAG GCTCAGGAGCTCATGTTCTTAGCTAGCAGAAGATCTCCTCCAAGCTCAGCCCCTGTGGCCTGTAAACCCGAAGCTCCTATTTTCGCTCCAAGAAAAGTCACAGTACCTGAGGTTTCTCCTGCAAAGCAGATGCTATTTCAAAAACCACCGCATGTTTCGTCACCTCCACCAGCCATCTCCAAACCAATCCCCAGTGTCTTGCAAGCTGCAACTCTCCCCAGGAACGCCTCTAGCTGTAACCATGACCCCCCGGTGCCAAATTCTTCGGTCCCATTAGCTGTTCCTCCCCTAAGTCAGGCTCCTGCAACTCAGCCTACAACACTGGCCACTACAACTGCAGCAGCTATAATGCCTAGAG CTGTCCCTCAAGCTCGAAAGGCGTCGCTGGCTCGATTCTtggagaaaagaaaggaaag GGTGACTACAGCTGCTCCATACCCATCAGCCAAGAGCCCGTTGGAGAGCTGTGACACATTCGGCAGCGTGAGCGCCAATGACAAGTCATCTTGCACAGACATTGCCCTCTCAAGCAACCGCGAGGAGTCGCTATGTTTAGGCCAGCCCAGGAACATCAGCTTCAGCCAAGAGTCTCCCAGTACAAAACTACAGATCTGA
- the LOC120679076 gene encoding protein TIFY 6b-like isoform X2, giving the protein MERDFLAAIGKEQQHPQQEKPGREGSAYFGGAAGAPAMDWSFASKPGAAPSLMSFRSAAREEPAFPQFSAFDGAKSPAAPRILTHQRSFGAESPQYGAVHRAQPPQHGLNGARVIPVSSPFNQNNPMFRVQGSPNLPNGVAGVGPFKQPPFAMNNAVTNSTVGVYGTRDAVKPKTAQLTIFYAGSVNVFDNVSVEKAQELMFLASRRSPPSSAPVACKPEAPIFAPRKVTVPEVSPAKQMLFQKPPHVSSPPPAISKPIPSVLQAATLPRNASSCNHDPPVPNSSVPLAVPPLSQAPATQPTTLATTTAAAIMPRAVPQARKASLARFLEKRKERVTTAAPYPSAKSPLESCDTFGSVSANDKSSCTDIALSSNREESLCLGQPRNISFSQESPSTKLQI; this is encoded by the exons ATGGAGAGGGACTTCCTGGCCGCGATCGGCAAGGAGCAGCAGCACCCGCAGCAGGAGAAGCCCGGCAGGGAGGGATCAG CTTACTTCGGAGGAGCGGCAGGAGCTCCGGCGATGGACTGGTCTTTCGCAAGCAagcccggcgccgcgccgtcgtTGATGTCGTTCcggtcggcggcgagggaggagcccGCGTTCCCCCAGTTCTCGGCCTTCGATGGCGCCAAGAGCCCGGCGGCTCCACGTATCCTCACGCACCAG AGATCGTTCGGTGCTGAGAGCCCGCAGTACGGCGCCGTGCACCGCGCGCAGCCGCCGCAGCATGGGCTGAACGGGGCTAGAGTGATTCCGGTCTCATCGCCGTTCAACCAGAACAACCCTATGTTCAGGGTCCAGGGCTCACCTAACCTTCCCAACGGCGTCGCCGGTGTTGGTCCGTTCAAGCAGCCGCCTTTCGCCATGAACAACGCCGTGACGAATTCTACCGTCGGTGTGTATGGAACAAG GGATGCGGTGAAGCCAAAGACGGCACAGTTGACAATCTTCTATGCTGGTTCTGTCAATGTATTTGATAACGTCTCGGTTGAGAAG GCTCAGGAGCTCATGTTCTTAGCTAGCAGAAGATCTCCTCCAAGCTCAGCCCCTGTGGCCTGTAAACCCGAAGCTCCTATTTTCGCTCCAAGAAAAGTCACAGTACCTGAGGTTTCTCCTGCAAAGCAGATGCTATTTCAAAAACCACCGCATGTTTCGTCACCTCCACCAGCCATCTCCAAACCAATCCCCAGTGTCTTGCAAGCTGCAACTCTCCCCAGGAACGCCTCTAGCTGTAACCATGACCCCCCGGTGCCAAATTCTTCGGTCCCATTAGCTGTTCCTCCCCTAAGTCAGGCTCCTGCAACTCAGCCTACAACACTGGCCACTACAACTGCAGCAGCTATAATGCCTAGAG CTGTCCCTCAAGCTCGAAAGGCGTCGCTGGCTCGATTCTtggagaaaagaaaggaaag GGTGACTACAGCTGCTCCATACCCATCAGCCAAGAGCCCGTTGGAGAGCTGTGACACATTCGGCAGCGTGAGCGCCAATGACAAGTCATCTTGCACAGACATTGCCCTCTCAAGCAACCGCGAGGAGTCGCTATGTTTAGGCCAGCCCAGGAACATCAGCTTCAGCCAAGAGTCTCCCAGTACAAAACTACAGATCTGA